The Arachis duranensis cultivar V14167 chromosome 2, aradu.V14167.gnm2.J7QH, whole genome shotgun sequence genome has a window encoding:
- the LOC107474277 gene encoding uncharacterized protein LOC107474277 translates to MPLYAKFLKELMTKKRSWKNNETVILTEECSAIIQHKLPQKLKDPGSFQIPCIIGEITVEKALCDLGASINLMSVAMMRKMKIEEAKPTKMVLQLADRSFKFPHGIVEDLLVKVGDFIFPADFVVLDMQEEAKASIVLGRPFLATAGAVIDVQKGISP, encoded by the coding sequence atgccactctaCGCCAAGTTTTTAAAGGAGCTAATGactaagaagagaagctggaagaacaaCGAGACTGTGATACTAACcgaagaatgtagtgctatcATTCAGCATAAACTGCCCCAGAAATtgaaagatcctgggagcttccAGATCCCTTGTATTATTGGGGAAATCACAGTAGAGAAGGCTTTATGTGACTTAGGAGCTAGCATCAACTTGATGTCAGTAGCTatgatgaggaagatgaagatcgaggaggctaaaccaacaaaaatggtCTTACAACTGGCAGACCGATCGTTCAAGTTCCCCCATGGCATAGTAGAAGATTTGCTGGTGAAAGTGGGAGATTTCATATTCCCGGCAGATTTTGTAGTGCTGGACATGCAAGAGGAAGCCAAGGCCTCCATCGTcctgggaaggccattcttagccactgcTGGAgctgtcattgatgtccaaaaggggaTCTCACCCTAA